In Aethina tumida isolate Nest 87 chromosome 2, icAetTumi1.1, whole genome shotgun sequence, the DNA window AGCCTTGGGGTTTGGAGGACGTGCTGACGGAGAAGTACGACTGGAACCGCGAGGACGCCGAGGAGTTCGCTGCCTTCCTCAAGCCCATGCTCGACTTCGATCCGGATCGCAGGGCCACCGCTGCTGAATGTCTCAAGCACGCATGGCTCAACAAGTAGCCACAGCTCTCTTTAGGTGACTGattcatttaaattgcttTATTTGCCGAACAATGCATTTaggatagtttttaatttataaagcaTTTCGTTCGGGATTCtggtaatttatgttaatccGGTTCATACAGGGCCTTTGTTTCATGTACATAGAAATGTAATAGAAAATTGTGATGTATGTTTTATAGACAATATATCTGTAATCCCTGGCTGCTGTAATGTTATCTTTTTTTGTTGCgccattgtaatttattttttaatccagTTTTACTTGGCGGTCAGGGAGAAGTAGTAGGATATCTACCCTGTTCGATATAttcgaaaaaaaatattagatgcgCTGACAAGATCTTGTATCTGTTCCATACTAGTTAAAGCACCaagatttgtatttaaaaataagtatacaaTGTACATTGAATCTCATTAATGAGTATATACTAAATTGATGTTGATGCGTTTCTTTTAAACATGACCCTTTATACCATTTTGATTATTGATTAACAATTTATGTGGAAATAACATATGTTTTGTCAATAAACAGGGCCCCACTTTGATCCTTGTCAATATTGATTTGTTAAAGTGGGGCACTGCCATTCTTTTTATTGGCACTAGATTTTGGTTTTAGATTGCATTCCACCTCTAGTGTTTGTAGGcttttattttcactttttcttcctcttttattttatttgcatgtagtttttataatacaattatttataaatagcgCTGTGAATTTTGTAACAAGCTTCCTTAAGCATAagggtaaataaaattataattgtgaaaaatgtaaatttgatttgcatAACACATGTAGGATGCACCATGACTAAAGTTTCGATGGGCGTAagtctatatttttaagtaaaattgaaacaatcaTAATTGTAAATGTAAGGTGTAACTGCCTTTTAATGCtgaattaacttaaataaattcccAAGATATCaccacaataaaaattgatttaaaatatctgtttcttaatttttaatactgcaCTGAAAAACCAGGTTTatcttcttttatttcttttaatttgctTCATTTATGCATTTAATTACTAGTTCACTTTTCCAAgtacgtaatattttatttgtagattaaaaaatatatatattttaaatgagttaACAATCCCATTGTTGCTAATACTCTAAATAACATTGAGCCAAAATTACACacatttaaatagaatttagtGGGCTGAGGAAATTCACCTCCTCAATTTACgtataaattaatctatttcGCCAGTATTTAGTTCGTCGGGAATACGCGTAACAACCCTCTTTGTTCTGATCATTACAAAAGCCAGTATGTGGTGGTgtacaattgaaattattgattgaattGCAGAAAATGGTCTACAGATTCTCGTTCgttcataaataattgtttaccaGCCAGTTGTGCCGCTAATGGTCGATAAGTTATCGCTATTTTTCGGCAATAATTGTACAATGTTTTGGCTACACTATTCGCTTTGTGTTACGTGCGTttagcaaatttttataaagccGAATCTGCGGTCCCACTAAAATTGCGACTTCGCGACATATAAATAGATTGTGAATACTTATTTATACATCcacgtaataaattattcgtaTGTTAGATTTATTTTGGTGCGAGCTGGATGAAGCTAAGTATTGTTTGCGATATTATGTGatctaatatttactttaatataaaaaagaagtttCTAGTTacgtcaaaaaaataatacgcaTCAACtgataagattttaaaaatagatttgttCTACTTCATTGTAGTTTGGCATATTCGTTAAGTTACTCGTTCCTGATTTGTTTATGACCAAAAAGTGATTTAAGTGTTACtgaatcatattaaattcatgGCAAAACTGACCGACTAAATGACTGCAATGAATCATGATAATATTTTGGGTTGAAACTTATTGATCCTGCGCTCTATGTTAATTCAAgtagtatatataataataatcgcaATTTAATTCCTTCTTTCATGTGAATCAGTATGGTTATAATGAGCGCATTATGTACGATTTATTTTGGGATTGGCAAGTTAATTAGAGAAACATGTTTACTTATcagaatttatacaataaatgaagtcgacttttttatttataaatttctgtgTATTGAATCAATGCCAAAATGAGTCATATAGCCACTGTTTCGTCCATAATAGgagttttttttacatatttaccaTAATAGTAAAAGTTTGAATGTTGTAATATGCTATTATCTTGAAATAGAGGTACAAAACtgtggaattttaaaatatctatgtggaatattttaacaagaaaaGTCACTATTTAGAGAAATTTCTTCAATGAATTCActtctgtattaaattaaaatttaaaatatgttcttattttattgcttccttaatttgaataaaactgtTTGGCACCTCatgtaaatagaatttttataatatataattaatgaaatgattcatattaaaataaaacacatttttagtccttaatacaatataattcatAGTCatcataaaaaactaaaaaatataaaaatttgtacttaAACCAATAAACGTTCAATTTCTTGTTGAATTGACTGAATTTGTGGCTTGAGTTGAGATCCTTCATTGATTGTAACACTGCAAGCAATGACTGACCTCGAAACACCACAAGCTCTGCCCAAAGCTTGCTTGGATCTGACGAAAACGTAAGGTACGTTCTTGTCCTCGCACAACAGGGGCAAATGTAAAAGAATTTCGAGGGGTTCGGCGTCAGCTGCCATAACAATAAACTCCGCAATACCACGGTTAAGTGTTTTCGTCACTTCATTGGCGCCCTTGCGGAGCTGCTTGTAGTTCATCGCCTGTTGAACCAGGTTGAGGATCTTGGTCGTCAGGGTGGCGTCGGCCAAAGGATAGGCTTTAGGGTTGACTTCTTCTGCCTGAAAACACGAAAATGCGCAATTGTATAACCTCACTTTTTCCACGTTTTTACACGTTTATgatgaaaatatgtttattttccaatgcaggatgtgttaaattaatttattttatatataatcagTAAAGCtagttatatatttgttaatgaataaataataaactttttgtgataaaaaatataaagagcggcgaaatgaattattacaaaattaaaaatgaaacttaccattgtatttgtttttgttgttgttcgtTAGACacaaatataatcaatataatataatactgcAACCTCTCGGCGACTTTTCGCTTCACGGAGGAGCAAAACTTAACACGTGAAAAAGAAGCGTGTTACTCAAGAAAATATTGGGTTATATTGGTAAACTCTATCACGTGATTTCACAAGATAGGCAACTAAGTTAACATTGTATAGATATAAtcagtcaaattttaattcattttttaatgatttaaaataaataataaatgttcaaaatagtctgtttttaattatttcttataaaaaaatatcatttagaTCAATATCTTTTATGACTAATCAACAGATGGCgcctttcaataaatatttagacaatgacaaaaatttcGATTCTGGAAGAAATAGAAGTATTTATGGCTctcattgatttttttagcAGCTTTCAAAAAccgataaaaatttttcaaagatTTCTTCTATTTTGGTAATAAACGTCAAGTGGTCTATTCAGAAATATGTCCTCTAATCCAATACGTGACACgtaaatttactataattaactgcattaagacattttaaatactgaaataaatgtttattatagacaaggtatttctaaaataggtgatctaaatttgtgtacatatttacatataaataaaatttctaattttttcctaaattaaataaatccccctaaagtttaaattttaaaaattgtctttttgttatatttcagTAATCTTTTGTTTAATCGTATATAAATTTGGTATGGGTACAATACTCTTTTTCTCTTTTCTCACCATATTTTTTACtctactgaatatttttttaaaacttatgcAATTCATATTCCTTGaataattcagaaaaaaagGTATTCGTGATTAGATCTGATTATCACAGctgtttttgatttatttcagttttaatccTTGAAGAAAGTTAAGGTGATTTTCatacaatacaaaaacaaGTAAGTATGATATAGTGAAATAATAgattgtatttaagttttacttatgtttatatttgtgtttatgtttatatttgtatttttaaaaaatcgatactattaaaatattgcacacaatttctaaatatattcatgttattaattatgggCGAATGTTACGTCCACGTGCTAGTGGAAAAATATCTTTGAAGAAATTTACCTAACCTTTCATTTCCCTGTGCGACGTTTACATAAAACACGCACATAaaccaaaattacaaatagagGAAGACCAAAGGCAGTTAGAACATTTCCAAATGAAGAGAATATCTTACATTTAATTGACATAAATCCAACTGTTTGTCATAACGAATGGCATTTGCTTATTTAGGTTTTCTATGTTATTTAGAAAACTGCAAAACAGCATGTTCTTAATgacaaactttaaacttttttccaaattttaacaacttattttacaaatttactatACTTACCGATAtacttgattttaatattaatttaatatttttttcctgaaTAATTAcgacta includes these proteins:
- the LOC109604783 gene encoding NHP2-like protein 1, yielding MAEEVNPKAYPLADATLTTKILNLVQQAMNYKQLRKGANEVTKTLNRGIAEFIVMAADAEPLEILLHLPLLCEDKNVPYVFVRSKQALGRACGVSRSVIACSVTINEGSQLKPQIQSIQQEIERLLV